TTCTCCCCCAGGCAACGGGTGCAGCTGGCTGAGGAGACATTGGGCAGCTCGGGCTGGGGTTGGCCAGGGGCTGAGGCTGGCTGGGCATCCAGCTGGCACCTCCCCTCCTCGGGGAACAGCACAGGCCGGGGGGCTGCAGTGCTGACGCTCCTGACGCACACAGACCGGTGCACCACGGTGATGGAGGCGAAGATGGCTGCAAAGCCCGTCAGGTACACCACACCCAGGAGGCAGGCCAGCTAGGGAGAAGCCAAAAGTTAGCCCAgacacccccagcagcagcactcccacCAGCCATGATGCAGCATGGCCACAATCAACCCAGCAGCCGTGATAGAAAAAAGCATCACCAGCTCCAGGGCCGGATGCCGAGAGCAGGCAGCCACACTGCTAACAGCGGGCAGCACACAGCCTGCCCAAAGCTGGGCTAAATATCACAAACCAAAATGCCCCAGATAAAAGCCAACAGTTCCTGTTCAAAACCTTAGCAGGTGCCCAGTTGCCTCCATGCCACCACCATGACCTTGCACCATGACTTGTTGGGGCTGTGGTCCAGCACAGGCCACACTACCCAGCACTAGGCTGCAGTGCCTCAGCCAGTGCAGCTGCAAACCAGCATCTTCTGACAGCTTCCCTTTTCAACAGAGAATAAACCGAGGTACTGCTCTCAGTGGAAAACAGGGTCCTGCTCCAGATCCACAGCCTGCTAGGTCCCGTGTTCTAGCAATTAGCTGCTCTCCTATGCCCTTACCTTCACCACTTGCTGGTAGAACTGGCCCAGCACATGCTGCCACATGGACTGCTCCATGAGGACACACAGATCTGTGTATGTGAACCAGCCACGCCACATGCCCTGTTTTTCAGCCACactgcaaggaaaataaaaaaaaaaaaaaaggaaaaaaaaaagggaatggtGGACATGATATGGACCTTCCCCATAAAAGCAGCTTCAGCCCAGGCAGGCTTGGAGAAGATCCTGCTTAAGCTCTGTagaagggagctgcagagcctaGCTAAGGCTCAGAGGTGTCCCCAACCTCTTatttcactgcagcagagccatctccaagcaggggcagagccaggctgcagcataGAAAAGGGATCACCCCCACCCTAGACACCTACCGTCCTTCCAGCCAGCTCAGCACTTCAAACAGCTCCCGAGGATCTGTGTAGAGACTCCAGTCCTGCCGGGACAGCAGTTAAAGGTCAGTGCAGTCAGGGAAGGTCACTCAGCACCCAGACACATCTTTCTCTATCCCCTCATGGGAGCATGTGGGACAAAAACAGAAATCCAGACTCCCCTCGATGTGtcttttcccctgctctgtgaaACAGTTGGCAGCAGTTACAGTTTCACTTACAATGGCACTCAGGAAGTTCATCTCCAGTGTGTTCATGGTCTGGACGTccaccttccctgctgctccccactcGTCATTGAacacctcctcttcctcaccctcATCATACAGATACTTACTTGCAACCATCTGAAAGTAGCACAAAGGACAGAATCTCAGCCTCCAGTGCACTCACTTCCCGCCAGCCCAGTTACCCCTGCCCACTGCTCACCATGGAGATCAGGAAGAGGTCTGAAGATGAGATCTGTTGGAGGTATTCAGGGTTCCGGTGCCGGAGTCTCTCAATGTAAACCAGTGCCAACATCATGGAGCAGGGCGAGATGCAAGCTTCCCTGTAGGACAGGACAAGAACCAATGCTACAAACATCCCAGGCACCAGGACACAACttggctgctccctccccatgCAGACAGTAGGAAGGTTTAGCAAATTGCTAAATAAATCACAGCcttgccagctctgtgccagttgtcctgagctgcagcaacagaaagtgccagggatgcagggtgAAGAGCAGAAAGCCCTGGTTTCTGTTCCCAGGCACAGTCAGCTCCAAactgagcagccctgcctgcagcaaggCATGCTGCGAGGGCTCAGCTGCCAAGAGGGGCCTCCAGGTTCAAATCTGGTTACCCAGCGAGCTGCAGATCCAGCCAGTACAGACTCCCAGTAACAGGAGCCCATATGCACCCCAGAGAGCAGGATAAACTCAAAGCCAGCTGCATCAGGAAGTcactgtgcctgctgcccaTGCCTCCAGCTTCTCTTTGACACTAATCAGGCCAAGGTACAAAGCCAGTGGCTGGCCCAGGAGACATAAGTGAGTCACAGGTAAGACCAGAGCTCCAAGTTCTGACACAGGACATGAAGGGACAGGTTTTGCTTCTTACCGAGATACGTGAGACACATATTTCTTTTGGAGTCTGCGGATGGGACTGGGAGCcactttctgcagcagctccacagcaaTATCTAGGACACAAAAGCACCAAAAGAGTTAGTCCTGTGTGGTCCAGCCCATGCCcacctttccccttctccctaCAAGCCCATCAGGTCTTGGTGTTTGCTCAGCCCTTCAAGTTTAATTTAAACTATGAGGCCTTATCAGAGGTCAGGGACAAGTGAGGAACAAACATGCAGGGCAGGCAAATCACAGCAGGAAGAGGATGTGAGTGACCAAGGCCCTGCAGCAGCGCCAGATCAGCAGGTCTGTGTCACAGGGAACCACCAGCAGTCACTGCAGAGGAACATCCTGCCCTCACCCCGCAGGACTTCAGACAGCCCTTCTGGAGGCCTCCTTGCTTCTTGGGCCTGATGTCACACCACATCTTCATGGTCCTTTGCTCCCTTCCAACCACCAGCATCCTCCCCCTCCAGATCTCATCAGCATGGATCCAGCTTACCCTACACCACCCTGAGATGATGGAATACCAGATACCCATGTGAGCAGCAGCCCGAAGGCACCAACAGGTATCAAAGCACTCATACGGCGTaactgcagcccagcctgcttTCCCTGCACTCAGGGACATGCCTCAGCACTCAAGCACAGACACTGACATTTACTGGCAggtggctccagcagctcccatctcACTTCCCTACACAACAGGACCAGCTGGAGCATCCCAAGCAGCACTACTGTGTGATGCTAGGCAAGAAGTGCTTTAGACAGGAAacttcattttgtttctgagCCCTTGGCTGACAGAATTGAGAGCAGAGCTCATCTCAGCAGCCTTGCATTTCCAGCTACCAGGGGAAGCATCACTGCACCCCTCCTTTCTATGTCTCTCCAGCAACTAAGAGAACAGCTGCACTAACATGAGTGATTTGCCCAAAAAGCAGCCACCAAGCTCAGAAAACACTGCTCTGAGGAACTTCCCCACACCATTCAGGCCACATCACTACCGTGATGTGCAGCCAGGCAGACACAGCTTCAGCCACAcactggctgtgcccagcctctcccactcctgctgccctctctgccCCTCCAGGCCACCACTGTGCCACCACAGAGGCAGCACCGACATCTCAGGTGATCCCTACAGGCTCATTCTGATATGAAACCAAATTCTTCGGCCCACAAATCCAACTCACAACAGCGTCCTGTCCTAGAGGGAATGGACAGTAGCTGGTCAGTTTCCCACCTCACAGCACAGCACGCTGAGTGTGGTTACTGTTCCTCTGTCTCCAGAGGAACAAGTTCACATTTCAACTTCTCCCCTCAGCCAGCCCCGTACTGCCTTCTGCAACCAACCTCCAACACCAAAGACCTTTTCCTGCTATTCCACTCTCCCAACAAGCCTCTAACTTGTTTGAGAACAGTGCCATAAACTTGCCATGACACAGGTGGAGCAATGACACAGGTGTACCAAGACAGATGTCATAGTCCTGGGCCCCATTTTTTGAAAGCAGCTGGTGAAGGAAGGCTGTAAAAGCAGATCAGCCCATGGACATATTCTGCATGTGCCACTTTTGCCCCCAGCTGCTGGAACCACAGCATTTCCTGAGCGCAAGGCAATCATTAGAGTTAATAGCCCCCAACAGTTTTCCTGCATGACTGTACCCTTTGAACTTTCATCCATGGAACAGTCCCACCTCACACCCTGGTGTAATGTCAGCCTCGAGCCTCCCCCACACCGCTTGTGTTGGAACTCGTGActctcagcagtgccaggcagctggctgctctgcctgcgTCTGCCCTGGCACCACGCACTCAGCATCCTCTTCCTCACCAAGGCACATCACACACAGCCTCCTAGCAACCTCAGACCGTTTCCCTAGGAAGCAGCTCATGGAAATGCTGAGAACTTCACACAGCAAAGGCCCTCTAGCAAACCACTGCATGCCCCTTTCCACTCCTCTCTACCATCACCTACACGAGTCAGCCTTAACCCAGCCTTGTCCTTCTGCTCCCCAAAACACTGCTGAATTAacagccaaaaaaccccatgattCAGACAAACACAGCAAGAACTTGTCACCTTGGTGCTCACAACTAGAAGCTGAGCAAAGCCCTGAGTGTTTTGCAGAGCACAAGCAATTATCTAAGCTCTCAGCAGGAACAAGTGCACAACCTGCTCTGACAAGGAATTCACAGGTAATGTAAAGGACTTCATACACCAGTATAACGatgctgaaaatgcagcaaCAGCCAgacggggaaacaaaacagagaacagaaacCATGAGGCTCTggcatcctgccctgctgtgttgTACTGACAGGGAAAGGCTAGGCAGAGGTGGGATTTGGCGCTGGGGAGGAAGCAGGTGACCTATCGGTCTCGGCCCCTTGGGCTACTTCCAACCCCTTTGACTCAGCATTACCATCTGGGGACAATCAGCAACCCACCTGCCACAGGGCTGGAGAGATTATCCAGGCTGCAGTCTTTGTCCCAGCCATAATAGAGCCGCTTCCGCACTCTCTCGCTcagctgctggtgcctgggCAGGAACTGAAGGCACACAGAGGAACGTGAGGAAGGCCCAGAGCACTCCTCACACCGTGCTTTCCACCCCAGCCCAGTTCAGGGCTAcaccgggccgggccgtgctgCCACACGGGGCCCCCCGGGAGCAGGGGATAGGGAGATCACCCCGAGGGCCTGCTAAGAGCAGGCTGGGCCGCGGACGCTCACCGTGAACTCCTGGAACCCGCTGAGGGAGAAGGCGCCCTCCTCGTCCAGCAGCAGCTCGTCCAGCTCCATCTTGCCGGCTCGCAGGGCGGGGGCTGACAGATGCCCTCCGGCGATACGGGGCCGGCTCTGAGGGCGCGGTGCCGGTCCGCTCCGAGGCCGAGGCCCGGTGCAGCGTCGGGAGCGGAGCCCTCAAAGCCGCTCCCAGGCTGaccgccgccgcccgcccttCCTGTTCCGGCGCGGGGGAgcggccgctccccgcccctcccgccgccgggcGCACGCGCGGCCGGTGTCACCCGGTTCCCCCCCGGCTCGTCCGTCCCCGGGCGCACGCgcgcggcggcagcggccgccgGTCCCTCAGGCGGTGCCGCCCGCCCGGGCCGGTGACAGCGGCGCCTCCGCCCTCTTCCCCCCCCGCAGCCATGGCGAGCGGCCGCGccgaggaggcggcggcggcggcggccgaggaggaggaggaggaggcggcggcggcagcggcggcgcgtctggcggcggcgctgcggcAGCGGCTGCGGGGCTGGGAGGCGGCGCTGGCGACGGCGCAGCGGCTGCTGGTGTGGGAGAGGCCGCTGCACAGCCTGGTCACCGCGGCCGCGCTCGGCGGGGCCCTCTGGTGAGCTGGGGCGGGAAGGGGGACCGGGAGCCGTCGGTGCCGCCCGTCCGGTTCGTGCCCGTGCCCGCAGCGTGCGACGGCTTCGGGGCCCGCGGCGATGTCGCTGGGTTCCGGCGGTGTGCGCTCCCGCAGCCCGCACCGCCGTGGGATATGCACAGCCGGGAGTAGCCGCGCTGTTTTCCTCTGACAGGCATAAACAGGCCCCTCCCTGAAGGGAGAAAGTGCCAGGAGGATTTGTCTTGTCCCACGATAATAAAATGCAGATGGGCCCGACTGGAGCCTCGCCCAGGCACGTTTGTGCTTAATTTTTGCATCCGTGTTTTTATCAGTTCGTTTCACTCGGTAATTGCGATCAGAGAGCTCCTCGGCCTCCTGCATcggcagctgccctggggcgTTTTATTTAAACCCTTCTGCTCGGTAATCTTTCCCGGGAGGTGCTGATTTTTCACCCGGCTTTGGCGCGAGAGCATTCCCCCCTTTCCCgttttcccttctctgcctctcttcgGCCGGGCAGCGGCATGGGGAGGTGGGAGTGTGagtggcagagcccagctgtggaTGGGAATGAAAAACATCCTGTTTGTTTGTATAAACAGTGAGTCAGTTTTACTGATGAAAATGCTCTCAGCCAGTGGCTTACCAGCAGAAAAGGTCAGAAGTGGCCAGGGATAGAGTTTAATGTTGGTCGCCGATGAAATAGGAAAGGGCAGATTCTGGAGTtagaggagggaaaaataagTGACGAAACAGCCTTCGAAGTCTCTCTGATGAGGCAGCTTATCTTCTGTTCCCTCATCCGTACGATTATCAGAAGTGTACATGGTAGCCAGGCGTAAACTCTTGGACTACTCTACCAGCTGAAAAgtctcagagcagagctgcgaggtgagaaggagggggagaggtGCAGGTGGtaggggagctggcagggataGTAGACAATGACAGCCCAGTGTGAAAAGGTAGAGAAGAACAAAGAGTGCCCAAAGTATGGGACAGCAGAGAGAGATTTAAATAGAGGAAGAAGAATAATGTAGGGTCTCACAGAGGATTCAGCCAGCATCTTTTAACTGCAGGGTCTCACAGAGGATTCAGCCAGCATCTTTTAACTGCAATACATAAATGAGGTGGAATAGGAAATTCTTCCAGAGATGATGTGTTAAGCTACAGAGTTGCTGTTCAATGAGGAGGAGTACAAATGTCATTGTTTAGGTCATTAAAGGTCCTGTAAGCCCATGGAAAGTGCAGCTTTTGTTCTGTGTGTGCCCAGTGAGGCACATTTCACTTCCAGTTCTCCACCTGTGACTTGGCAGGaacccctccctgctctgctctgtgagatTCTCCCTGACTACAGTCATTGTTCGATGTATTTGTTGCCGGCAAACACTCACTGAAGAGGAGCAGggtaaaaaagcaaaactgctcCTCCTTTCTGGAAAGGAATATTCATTAAAGAGGTGAAGGTGAATGCATTTccctggtatttttttttttttctggagtgacttaaaagcagctcctctgaaCTAGGGAAAAGGATGAATGCAGCCAGccactgctggcacaggtggcacccTGGCACCTTTGCTGTCAAATCTCTGTGGAGTGGACAGATAACTCTTTGAGTGGCATtgcacagctgtgtgtgagTAGTATTGTGTGAGCTGGCAAGTGGCTTGAACCAGTGTGTGGATGTGGGACATGAAAAGTTTTATGATAAAGTCAAGTGAGCAGCTAAACCATTTAAGTGCTAGCTAGGCTCTGGTCAAACAGAGAGGTTTGTGATGAGAGAATGGGCATCTAGAATGGCAAGATGCATTATCTGCATGTTATGCTAGACTTTGCCATGACAAATGGGATGTAGGTTTTCAGCAAACAGGCTGAGTGGCAAACAGTTTTCTGCTACAGCAGTTCGTCTTTATGTTATCAAGAGCCTCCACCTTGAGGCTTTGGAGGGACTTGTAAAAGTGAGCGTTAGCTTTGTTTTGTGACCTAGAGAGGAGCTcagaagcagggaaggagagcacTGGAAGATGGCAGGGACTCAGCTGTCTGGTGGTGGGCAAAGGCACCATTTGAGAATGTGCTGTGGTGTGGGTGGGTATCTGCAGAGTACAATGCTTGCTACAGTGGCCCTTAGCAGTTGGGCATTTCTGCTTTGAGCTGTATCCATTTATTCACCAAGAGCAGTAATTTACTGCCTTTTGCCTGTCTaacaatttctgtttcatttctagGTTGTTTTCCTCCACCTCCCTGAGACCCCTCTTTCTCCTCAGCATGTCCCTTCTTGGCATCCTCTTGTTGGAGAAGTGGAAACCCAGGTTCCTGTTTGATTTCTCAGGTATGTGATGATTAGCACTGTAGATAGTGACATGGTTCTAGTGTTACCAGCTGCTGGGCTATGGCTTTGGCCCTTCCTGGGCTCTCTCAGCAGTCATGTAAGCTCCATTCCTACTTTAACTGCAGGTCCAGGTATTGGTACTGTCCCTTATCTTTTTGTGTCAGAGGATTAGGATGTATCCTAATAATCTGGGCATGTATCCTAATACTCTGGGCATGGAGAATTGCTCTCAGTGCTGAGAAATTCTGGGAGTGGCTAATTTTGAGAGTGACTGAGGGGCCCAGCTAGCTTGCCAGGAAAGCTAATGACAGGGATGATGTGTTTCTACTGTGtcctttctctcctgaaaaTGTGGTAAAAAGATCATTTCAAGTCTGAGCACTTATGGccagctgagctgagggaaggaaaggaggggagggaagtgTATTGGTTTTAGTTAAGTTCAATGTGGGCTTACTCCCTGAAAGAAGCAGAGCAAATAAGAGCCACTTCTTGTGGCAGGTAGCAGAGTGGATGATGAAGTCTGACAGCAGCAACAGTTAGTGTATTGTACCTGTATTGAACAGCATCTGATCCCCAGCTAATCAGTGAGTCTGATCACCTGTCTTGTCTTTCCCTTTTATTGGAGGGTCTGTGCCAACGTTAGACACAAAAGCAGCAAGAGGAATGGCCTCATAAAGGTGGTAGACATGGATTGGCTGCTGTCTGCTTTGAGTCCCTCCTTCTTTGGAGTTTATTAAATGACAGAACCCAGACCTGCCTACTGCATCTACTGCTACTGTTCAAAGGCAGCTCAGggccctccatccctgcctctctACTCTAGGGAGAGTTTCTGAATGAAAGCCCCTCTATATGTGTGTTTGTAAGGTGCCCTTTATTTGACCTGAAAGGGTACTGACTTAAAGGGTGCTTTCACAGAAATCCTGATAAGATTAGTATGTTACAGCTGTAGTCTTGAAACTGTTTGCTTTGTGTGGTTCAGGTAACCAGGCAGTTAAACTGGACTGGCCAATTTAATTTCCTGCTTATTCACATTGTTTTTTTAAGGGAATAGTTTAAAGCCAACCCAAACCACCTCGCTTGAAACATGTCCAGAAATGCAAAAGCCTGGTGTCCAGTACAGAATGGTGTCATTGAGGCAGGTGGGGGTGGAATCATTCCAGCAAGTACTTGGCCTGTAAAAGTTGTGTTGTCATAGAAGAAATAGGAAATTCATACTGAAATCAATGTATATGATGCAGAGccatgaagaataaaaaagaaaagcaaacaaaacagcaacacCAGAGATTAGGCTCATCCTATGCTATCAGCTCTGCCAGAATTTGGTGCACATCCCAATGCATCTCTCCTCAGTGTTCTTCACATATTTCAtgccttcctgcttttctgctgcagagaacaGGGACACCTTTCTGATCTGCCTGTTTAGGTCACAGCCCTGATTTTGACATGATCCACTGGACCGTGTTTCCTTTGCTTCCACAAGGAAGGAGTGGTTCTCTGCATTCCTGAGGGGCCTCCCATTGAATTGGGACTCCTGAACACTTAGAGGTTCTTGTTTGGCTCCCACTTCCtgctgaagcagagctgcttaCCTCCTTAGTGCTTCCTGTTAGTCTTTTCTGGAGTTCTGGCAGATGGGTCAGTACCATACCTTCAAGAGTCAGCATGTACATACAAACCTCAGCTTGTGACAGTTGTGTATGTCTCAGATGACTGCTTATAAGATGACTTCTGAAGGAATGCTAAAACCTCAGTACGTATTTTGCAGTTACTCACACACTGTGATCAGTGTCACGCTAACAGCATCAAGATGTGCAACTTTTTTTAGGCCCTTTCAGAAGGGACTGCATTTTTTCAGCTCCCATGCAGGGTATTTCCTCAATATCTACATGGAGTTCTACTTAGATACTATTTAAGGACTTAGGAAACATCTCCAGTTTCACCTGAAATGGGTATCAAGTAGGGACGTTTTGGTAGCATCACTGTTTGGCAGCTGTGTTTTGGTCAGTGCAGGAGAGTGCAGTGTGGAAGAGCTCTAGCAAAAGTTGTGTTGCAATTGGATGTTAGTACTCCTTAAAAAGGGCCCCTGCTTTCTAGCGGAGTTTACACACAGATGAAGAATGTCTCTTGGAGAAGCATTGAAAACCTGTAAGAGCCAAGGAATCCATCAGCAATAATTTGTCGGTACCAACATGTAACCTAAACTCCTGCGTGGCTGTCTGATCTCTCAGAAGAGTCTGGTGTATGTCAAATGATTTGTATTAATCCACAGTCCAGTGTGAAACGCTGACAGAAAGATTTCAGCCAGTTATTGATAATCTGAGGCCAGCTCTGGGTGTCCTGCTTGCCAACTTAGTTATACTCGTGCTTGACAGTATTTCAGCACCGGTTGGAGTTAAGCCTTAACAAAGGGAACATTTCCTGTTGGAAGTGCTCTAGTTTTTTTGGGATTGGACTGTTCTTACAACTGGTCCAGTGCTTTGAGATGGCCTGCAAGCAGACTGCTCTACTACAGGAAGCAACATACTGTTGATCTTAAAGACAGCTTGGGTTTTGCCAGATAGCTGAGATCACGTGAAGACCCTGCAGCCTGCTGAAATGTTCTGCTCCCCAAAATGTCTCTGAAACCTTCAGGATCAACTGAGGAGAATTGTTTCACTCCCTCTGCTGGCGTATTTTGGATGGCTTGGATGACTGCAGCCAGTTGAGAGGAGTGTGGTTCCTGTGCCATCCCACTTACTGTGTTGCTGGCACATCTGTGCAGCAGAGGTGGCGagcatcccagctcctcatTTGATACACTGTACAACTGGTGTAGCCAGCCCTCACAGACTGGCCAGTGCCAGATGTAATGTATTTGGTGATTTAGTGCAGGTGATGGATGAGGCTTAGAGATAGAGCTGgatttctgtgtgctgcagttAAGCAGCTTTAGATTCCTGAGCACAACAACAGAACACAGCAATGGCGGTGGcaggagggaagcagctgccCTGTGGGGGTGGAGCTGCCTCCATAATATTCACACTGCAGCTCAGTCTCCCTCTGTGAGCTGCCCCAGCCGCCATGCCAAGCGCTCGTGGGCAGAGGAGCAAACGGGCAGCCCGGTCTGAGAGCAGTTGACTCCTCTTGTCAGGCCTGATTACTGGAAATCTGGGTCACGCTCTCAAAGAATCGCCTCCTCCCTGGATGGCTGGCCTGCTGCTCCACTGCGTGAGCCGGCTGGTGCAGTGCCTGCAGCGGGAGGAGGAGTCTGGCAGACTTGGCCCAGCACCCTGAGTCTTGGGAGAACAGTGGCAGGGCTGCTACAAGCAGTTGGTGTCTTCTGTGGCTTGAGCTGGGTGGAGTCTGAAGTCTCACTGTGTGATTGTAGTGCTGGTTGTTCACATCTTTGGTGCATTTCCC
This genomic interval from Motacilla alba alba isolate MOTALB_02 chromosome 7, Motacilla_alba_V1.0_pri, whole genome shotgun sequence contains the following:
- the CNPPD1 gene encoding protein CNPPD1, with the protein product MELDELLLDEEGAFSLSGFQEFTFLPRHQQLSERVRKRLYYGWDKDCSLDNLSSPVADIAVELLQKVAPSPIRRLQKKYVSHVSREACISPCSMMLALVYIERLRHRNPEYLQQISSSDLFLISMMVASKYLYDEGEEEEVFNDEWGAAGKVDVQTMNTLEMNFLSAIDWSLYTDPRELFEVLSWLEGRVAEKQGMWRGWFTYTDLCVLMEQSMWQHVLGQFYQQVVKLACLLGVVYLTGFAAIFASITVVHRSVCVRSVSTAAPRPVLFPEEGRCQLDAQPASAPGQPQPELPNVSSASCTRCLGENETTKEPHRGGVTATALYLWSSVMTALSYPKAPDLAQHRRLAQGPFRKVPTACERSNRTTPTAAPSQPGPFGLAVLPAPPVLHCHACSATAGPTWDAAPNREDWLDPLGLKQCVLHTAMDLSRIKSFIFPS